In Oncorhynchus clarkii lewisi isolate Uvic-CL-2024 chromosome 24, UVic_Ocla_1.0, whole genome shotgun sequence, one DNA window encodes the following:
- the LOC139383095 gene encoding latexin-like isoform X2, with protein MMTGVLNPSHYPARRAATVVQHYLNTRYGSPYRWIFLSKVHSGSAEDVAEMRKYQLELTMQEIISNVSGQCSAELFFPGGEGQSAPQVQASCEGLLQSNTTAQEEAFYQQHRASNNMVSGNDIPDSYGHMEPNMKPFWHLGGVASSFIMLRESNESTLYNMAQVANFTQLETEKDQLRFNYNVLLHEMISQEIIHWKLLVTWSPEQGVQVLQTELQPKCHNCEAPPNTTN; from the exons ATGATGACTGGCGTGCTGAACCCAAGTCACTACCCTGCCCGCCGGGCAGCCACGGTGGTCCAACACTACCTGAACACCCGCTACGGCTCACCCTACAGGTGGATATTTCTCAGCAAAGTACACAGCGGCAGCGCAGAG gatgtGGCAGAGATGAGGAAGTATCAACTGGAGCTTACCATGCAGGAAATTATCAGTAAC GTTTCGGGGCAGTGCTCTGCAGAGCTCTTCTTTCcaggaggagaggggcagagTGCTCCCCAGGTCCAGGCCTCCTGTGAGGGACTGCTTCAAAGCAACACCACGGCTCAGGAAGAGGCCTTCTACCAGCAACACAGAGCCAGCAATAACATGGTGTCAGGAAACGATATACCAG ACAGCTACGGTCACATGGAGCCCAACATGAAGCCCTTCTGGCACCTTGGGGGTGTGGCCTCCAGTTTCATCATGCTGAGGGAGTCCAATGAGAGCACGCTTTACAACATGGCCCAGGTGGCCAACTTCACACAGCTG GAGACCGAGAAGGACCAGCTGAGGTTTAACTACAATGTCCTGCTGCATGAAATGATTTCCCAG GAGATCATCCACTGGAAGCTGCTAGTCACCTGGTCCCCAGAACAGGGAGTTCAAGTCCTGCAGACTGAGCTGCAGCCAAAGTGCCACAACTGCGAGGCTCCTCCAAACACCACCAACTGA